From a region of the Odoribacter splanchnicus DSM 20712 genome:
- a CDS encoding TlpA family protein disulfide reductase, translating to MWIYFVINPSLAIGIGDPVASVGRLALSFTDRRNSSQARQTPPVGRSEKARRHSPELLLPERSLSFQTYKARRFYLDVWVTWCGPRCEEIPYMEKVAEYFGNDPRIEIVSISVDANCKAWETKLEKYKPEWKQFLQKNFCD from the coding sequence ATGTGGATTTATTTCGTTATTAATCCGTCTTTGGCGATCGGAATTGGTGACCCGGTCGCTTCTGTCGGTCGTCTAGCCCTTTCTTTCACTGACCGGCGGAACTCCTCGCAGGCTCGTCAGACACCACCGGTCGGTCGTTCAGAAAAAGCAAGACGACACTCGCCAGAGCTCCTATTGCCGGAAAGGTCTCTAAGTTTTCAGACCTACAAGGCAAGGCGGTTTTATTTGGACGTGTGGGTAACCTGGTGCGGTCCCCGTTGTGAGGAAATTCCTTATATGGAAAAAGTAGCAGAGTATTTCGGAAACGATCCTCGTATTGAGATTGTCAGCATTTCTGTGGATGCTAACTGTAAGGCGTGGGAAACAAAGCTGGAAAAGTACAAGCCGGAGTGGAAGCAATTCCTGCAAAAGAATTTTTGCGATTAG
- a CDS encoding TlpA family protein disulfide reductase, whose protein sequence is MMKSTFLIAFFSIMAFLGGVRVDAQTIRLNTADLKAIKAQMETSDKQAAVDAGIRFFNGTWKEALAEAKKSGKTIFMDCYTDWCVPCKRLSKEVFTLKEVGDYFNEHFVNVKMDMGTGEGKTMGKQWGVNAFPTLLFFNTEGDVIHRIVGAPDLKILLAKGKRAVERKGYAWMNEQYASGNRELAFIQSYMEVLSLASESRKAENICVDYFKTLDKNKLTEREYWDFFRKYIKDVDDETAIYVYKHRADFIAALGEKEVNKKIYSLYNSGAYRYWKEQEGQGTFDEKGFEKYVKRLMKSDVGGKENIVEDARMFYAEKQGDWASFIKMATERLDKGGMSDFIVYNWGIRLNVECQDPVFREAIAALTERRAKELSTSTEPSDIQMMKSFESIADRIRHPEKYKKQSSVVTISGKVNALRPGENVVQVVKQEGHSKQVIDSCTIQSDGTYEMKVTVKNPGLYELDCQRGQKATIWLGDEDVSVDFPGFGTSKFKVMRPAYYAVKGGTNNEVLDVLNWESMRFMRMVGDIGRVLYGCKDLSAETQRELNETLGNTCRAEYFDCISHWADIYADRESVVVLLSQLQDDKYNAVVERIAKKLTEAYPNSEAVRNFNITLEQKKRLYEGMPAPEFSLLTADGKSKLGPSDFRGKVLVIDFWASWCGPCRGEIPNVKKAYETYHEKGVEFLSVSIDKDEVAWRKALEDEQMPWCQVLAPQAGKEVKELYQFSAIPFIVVIDREGKIVGKNLRGQILLNKLEELTR, encoded by the coding sequence ATGATGAAATCAACTTTTTTAATTGCGTTTTTTAGCATAATGGCATTTTTAGGGGGCGTGCGAGTAGATGCCCAAACTATCCGCTTGAATACAGCCGATTTGAAAGCAATAAAGGCACAAATGGAAACGTCGGATAAACAAGCGGCTGTCGATGCCGGCATCCGTTTTTTCAACGGAACCTGGAAAGAGGCATTGGCAGAGGCGAAGAAATCAGGTAAGACCATATTTATGGATTGCTACACCGATTGGTGTGTACCTTGTAAGCGTTTGTCAAAAGAGGTCTTTACCTTGAAAGAAGTAGGAGATTATTTCAATGAACACTTTGTGAATGTGAAGATGGATATGGGTACAGGAGAAGGAAAAACGATGGGCAAACAATGGGGGGTGAATGCCTTCCCGACCTTGCTGTTTTTTAATACTGAGGGAGATGTGATTCATCGGATAGTGGGTGCTCCTGATCTCAAAATATTGCTGGCGAAAGGGAAACGGGCCGTTGAGAGGAAAGGATATGCCTGGATGAATGAGCAGTATGCTTCCGGTAACCGTGAGCTTGCTTTCATTCAGTCTTATATGGAGGTGTTGTCATTGGCATCCGAGAGCCGGAAAGCGGAAAATATTTGCGTGGACTATTTCAAAACATTGGATAAGAACAAATTGACAGAACGTGAATATTGGGATTTTTTCCGTAAATATATTAAGGATGTTGACGATGAGACGGCCATATATGTGTATAAACATCGGGCGGATTTTATTGCAGCATTGGGAGAAAAGGAAGTGAATAAGAAAATATATTCGTTGTACAATTCAGGTGCATACCGTTATTGGAAAGAGCAAGAGGGACAAGGTACTTTTGATGAGAAAGGATTTGAGAAATATGTCAAACGATTGATGAAAAGTGATGTCGGCGGTAAGGAGAATATTGTGGAGGATGCCCGGATGTTTTATGCGGAAAAACAGGGAGATTGGGCTTCGTTTATAAAGATGGCTACAGAGCGTTTGGATAAAGGTGGCATGTCGGATTTTATCGTCTACAACTGGGGAATACGCTTGAATGTAGAATGCCAGGACCCGGTTTTTCGTGAAGCGATTGCGGCATTGACGGAGCGTAGAGCCAAGGAATTGTCGACATCTACAGAGCCGTCAGACATACAGATGATGAAAAGTTTTGAAAGTATTGCCGATCGTATCCGTCATCCTGAGAAGTATAAAAAACAGTCTTCGGTGGTTACGATCAGCGGTAAGGTAAATGCATTACGTCCGGGAGAGAATGTGGTTCAGGTGGTGAAACAGGAAGGACATTCCAAACAAGTGATAGATTCCTGTACTATTCAGAGTGACGGAACTTATGAAATGAAGGTGACTGTAAAGAATCCGGGTTTGTACGAGTTGGATTGTCAACGTGGACAAAAAGCGACAATATGGCTCGGTGATGAGGATGTGAGTGTGGATTTCCCTGGTTTCGGGACATCGAAATTTAAGGTTATGCGTCCAGCCTATTATGCTGTCAAGGGGGGAACCAATAATGAAGTGTTGGATGTACTGAATTGGGAGTCTATGCGTTTCATGAGAATGGTAGGTGATATCGGTAGAGTACTGTATGGATGCAAAGACTTGTCGGCGGAGACACAGCGGGAATTGAATGAAACTTTGGGAAATACTTGTCGTGCAGAATATTTTGATTGTATCAGTCATTGGGCTGATATATATGCTGACCGGGAGTCTGTGGTGGTATTGCTTTCACAATTGCAAGATGATAAATACAATGCAGTGGTGGAGCGTATAGCGAAAAAATTGACAGAAGCTTATCCGAATAGCGAGGCTGTAAGGAATTTCAATATTACGTTAGAACAGAAAAAACGGTTGTATGAAGGAATGCCCGCTCCTGAATTTTCTTTGTTGACAGCAGATGGAAAGAGTAAGTTGGGACCGTCTGATTTTCGAGGGAAAGTGCTTGTGATTGATTTTTGGGCTTCTTGGTGTGGCCCGTGTCGGGGTGAGATTCCGAATGTAAAGAAGGCTTATGAGACTTATCATGAAAAAGGCGTTGAGTTCCTGAGTGTTTCTATCGATAAAGATGAAGTAGCTTGGCGTAAAGCTTTGGAAGATGAACAAATGCCTTGGTGCCAGGTATTGGCTCCACAGGCTGGTAAAGAGGTGAAAGAACTTTATCAGTTCAGTGCTATCCCTTTTATTGTTGTAATTGACAGAGAGGGAAAGATTGTTGGTAAGAATCTGAGAGGTCAGATATTGCTGAATAAACTGGAAGAACTGACGCGATAG
- a CDS encoding PKD-like family lipoprotein, translating into MKVLNNVLWVLVWVFMASACYEDKGNYDYRDLDEIIIDTAGAGIRTDYSVALQETLAIPLKVYCNGKLVNGSEKDFPELEFKWVAIQQETTTPILSCDTLSTEIELNVAVSLPTINWTLIFSVHNRQTETDDFMKFNLKVHAGLSEGWMVLYERNGKTDVGLIANDLVSPDVTQEKITLDVYSSLNGEAMNGKPVRVVYSMSTKPEVVYLVSDQEIMGVDPVSFTSLYTFDNLFYEVPAQRNITCFTVSSGRREFMVNDNKGYGLNASSMGSNRNTLKFGVPCKDESGELAPWCAQMATAGYMGVVYNQSTQKFRCLKNNGSALSDFSVQGKEAAFDCNQVGLELVASDFGRNNYEHILMKDASGHHYLLVADFCGIFTQNAIGKAKYDLGGCEGLDKKVVSVTAGYKGEIFYYASGNTLYLLDYKSVPAKATPVWTAPAGTEITCVRLQKYLYGASGNKPVNDCEVIYIATADIAGEGVVYQLRVDPSSGVVDKSSEKSYDGFGRVMDMGWKKQ; encoded by the coding sequence ATGAAAGTATTGAATAATGTATTGTGGGTGCTTGTATGGGTGTTTATGGCGAGTGCTTGCTATGAGGATAAGGGTAATTATGATTACCGTGATTTGGATGAAATCATAATTGATACGGCAGGTGCGGGAATCCGTACCGACTATTCGGTTGCACTGCAGGAAACGCTTGCAATTCCTCTGAAAGTATATTGCAATGGGAAACTGGTGAACGGTTCCGAAAAAGACTTTCCGGAATTGGAATTCAAATGGGTAGCCATACAGCAAGAAACGACGACTCCTATTCTTTCCTGCGATACGCTTTCAACTGAAATCGAGTTGAACGTAGCGGTCAGTTTGCCGACTATCAATTGGACATTGATTTTTTCCGTCCATAACAGACAGACGGAAACGGATGATTTTATGAAATTCAATCTGAAAGTACATGCTGGATTGAGCGAGGGGTGGATGGTGTTGTACGAGCGGAATGGGAAAACCGATGTCGGTTTGATTGCCAACGACTTGGTTTCACCTGATGTTACACAGGAAAAGATAACCTTGGATGTATATTCTTCTTTGAATGGGGAGGCTATGAATGGCAAGCCGGTACGAGTCGTTTATTCCATGTCAACGAAACCGGAAGTCGTTTATCTTGTTTCTGATCAGGAAATAATGGGTGTTGACCCTGTTTCTTTTACGTCGCTTTATACTTTTGACAATCTTTTTTATGAAGTGCCTGCCCAACGGAATATCACTTGTTTTACAGTATCTTCCGGACGGCGTGAATTCATGGTAAATGACAATAAGGGGTATGGTTTGAATGCTTCTTCGATGGGGTCGAATCGGAACACGCTTAAATTCGGAGTACCTTGTAAGGATGAGAGTGGAGAATTGGCACCCTGGTGTGCCCAAATGGCGACTGCGGGTTATATGGGAGTTGTTTACAATCAGTCGACACAAAAATTCCGCTGCCTGAAAAATAACGGTTCGGCATTGTCTGATTTTTCGGTGCAGGGTAAAGAGGCCGCATTCGATTGTAATCAAGTCGGATTAGAACTTGTTGCCAGCGATTTCGGACGTAATAATTATGAGCATATTCTGATGAAAGATGCTTCGGGACATCATTATTTGCTCGTTGCTGATTTTTGCGGGATATTCACACAGAATGCTATCGGTAAAGCTAAATACGACCTTGGCGGTTGTGAAGGTTTGGATAAAAAAGTGGTATCCGTGACTGCCGGTTATAAAGGAGAGATTTTTTATTATGCAAGTGGAAATACCTTGTATTTGCTTGATTATAAGTCAGTGCCTGCGAAAGCGACTCCTGTATGGACAGCGCCTGCGGGGACGGAAATTACTTGTGTCCGTTTGCAAAAATACCTTTATGGTGCAAGTGGTAACAAGCCTGTCAATGATTGTGAGGTTATTTATATTGCGACTGCCGATATTGCAGGTGAGGGGGTTGTTTACCAATTGCGTGTAGATCCGTCGAGTGGCGTAGTGGATAAAAGCTCTGAGAAAAGTTACGACGGTTTCGGACGTGTTATGGATATGGGGTGGAAAAAACAATAA
- a CDS encoding DUF4843 domain-containing protein, which translates to MKKYIFMCLATLLCLEACKENERQLFALNEDFLNIWFGGVELTSRTDSTVYNYYYRPLTLEYDSVMFHVRVAGMPSALDRTFELEAVEGDLGQVIAGEHYVVKPYVIPQGEVSGIFPIYLKSTDDFKNSSFKVVFAVREKDGFRGGAREYARLYLIVEDMEKKPFYWEEDLETYQPLNKFWGTYSAVKYRFMTQVIGVPVTRVCYGAVIPSAPGELTYSEAVYWQNRCRQELEVYNNDPANPDRPLSDEYGPISF; encoded by the coding sequence ATGAAAAAATATATATTTATGTGTCTTGCAACTCTTTTGTGTTTAGAGGCTTGTAAAGAAAACGAAAGACAACTCTTCGCTTTGAATGAGGATTTTTTGAATATTTGGTTTGGTGGGGTAGAATTGACTTCACGGACAGATAGTACGGTGTACAATTACTATTACCGTCCTTTGACGCTTGAATATGATTCGGTGATGTTTCATGTCCGGGTGGCAGGGATGCCGTCAGCGCTTGATCGTACCTTTGAATTGGAAGCTGTGGAGGGTGACCTCGGCCAGGTAATTGCCGGCGAGCATTATGTCGTGAAACCTTATGTGATACCCCAGGGGGAAGTGTCGGGTATTTTTCCGATTTACCTGAAGTCAACAGATGATTTTAAAAATTCTTCTTTTAAAGTGGTTTTTGCGGTGCGTGAAAAAGACGGCTTTCGCGGTGGTGCGAGGGAATATGCCCGATTGTATTTGATTGTGGAAGATATGGAAAAGAAACCGTTTTACTGGGAAGAGGATTTGGAAACTTATCAGCCATTAAACAAATTTTGGGGAACATATAGTGCGGTAAAATATCGTTTTATGACGCAAGTTATCGGAGTCCCTGTTACTCGTGTATGTTATGGTGCTGTTATTCCTTCGGCTCCGGGGGAACTGACCTATTCGGAAGCGGTTTATTGGCAAAATCGATGTCGTCAGGAATTGGAGGTGTATAATAATGACCCGGCGAATCCTGACCGCCCCCTCTCGGATGAATACGGACCTATTTCATTTTAA
- a CDS encoding RagB/SusD family nutrient uptake outer membrane protein, protein MKKFTKILLIGCLLVTVSCNNWLDVDPKSQVKDKDLFASEMGFKEALSGVYSLMTKEALYGKELTFGWLGVLGQEWTSVPYNYEDDQKYDFENAASEVRIDSVWTGLYNAIANANKLLKELEGKENLFSGDNYSIIKGEVLALRAYLHFDLLRIFGASCAVGMERIAIPYVTEYAPTIFPQEKVGDFVGKVLKDLQDAAKCLENDPILTGRTVSEIDDNGYLMNRQVHLNYYAVKGLMARVYLYKGDYANAEVCAKEVIGSGCFEWVKQENLTNESVADLTFSTEHLFALNIVTLGNIVDKYLDGGNNSFALEESRLSEYYGSSYDYRYLYLFKTGVGMSNTLRYLKKYDQLESVSWAQSYRNKLPLICLPEMYYILAECRYHSSGDVLEPLNEVCRHRGVADLSEADLSAFETLLLAEYRKEVIGGGQLFFQYKRLNRSVVPGTDVDLAGEGRYVIPMPKEELENPGWVSNQ, encoded by the coding sequence ATGAAAAAATTTACAAAAATATTGTTGATAGGATGCTTGTTGGTGACGGTGTCATGTAACAATTGGCTGGACGTGGACCCGAAGTCGCAAGTGAAAGACAAAGATTTGTTCGCATCGGAAATGGGCTTCAAGGAAGCGTTGTCAGGGGTCTATTCGTTGATGACAAAAGAGGCGTTGTATGGGAAAGAATTGACTTTCGGATGGTTAGGTGTATTGGGACAAGAGTGGACGTCTGTTCCCTATAATTATGAGGATGACCAGAAGTATGATTTTGAGAATGCGGCATCGGAGGTACGGATTGATTCGGTATGGACTGGCTTGTATAATGCGATAGCAAATGCCAATAAGCTGCTGAAAGAGTTGGAAGGAAAAGAGAATTTGTTTAGCGGTGACAATTATTCTATCATTAAAGGTGAAGTATTGGCATTGCGGGCATACTTGCATTTCGATTTATTGCGCATTTTCGGAGCGAGTTGCGCAGTGGGAATGGAACGGATTGCGATTCCTTATGTGACGGAATATGCGCCGACGATTTTCCCTCAGGAAAAGGTCGGGGATTTTGTGGGTAAGGTATTGAAGGATTTGCAGGATGCGGCGAAATGTCTGGAGAATGACCCGATATTGACAGGACGCACTGTTTCAGAAATTGACGATAACGGCTATCTGATGAATCGTCAGGTGCATTTGAACTATTACGCCGTAAAAGGTTTGATGGCAAGGGTATATTTGTATAAAGGGGACTATGCGAATGCAGAAGTGTGTGCAAAGGAAGTGATTGGCAGCGGATGTTTCGAGTGGGTAAAACAGGAGAACTTGACAAATGAGAGTGTAGCTGACCTGACCTTTTCGACCGAGCATTTGTTTGCGTTGAACATTGTGACCTTGGGTAATATTGTCGATAAATACCTGGATGGAGGAAACAATAGTTTCGCCTTGGAGGAAAGCAGATTATCGGAATATTATGGTTCTTCTTACGACTATCGTTATCTTTATCTGTTTAAGACGGGTGTGGGTATGAGCAATACCTTGCGTTATCTGAAAAAATATGACCAGTTGGAATCTGTTTCTTGGGCGCAGAGTTATCGTAACAAACTGCCTTTGATATGTTTGCCTGAAATGTATTACATCTTGGCGGAATGCCGTTACCATAGTTCCGGTGATGTGTTGGAACCGTTGAACGAGGTGTGTCGTCACCGTGGTGTGGCAGATTTGTCGGAAGCAGACCTTTCGGCTTTTGAAACCTTGCTTTTGGCTGAGTACCGTAAAGAAGTCATAGGGGGCGGTCAGTTGTTTTTCCAATATAAACGCTTGAATCGTTCTGTAGTACCTGGAACAGATGTGGATTTGGCAGGAGAAGGAAGATATGTGATACCGATGCCTAAAGAAGAACTGGAAAATCCGGGTTGGGTCAGCAATCAATAA
- a CDS encoding SusC/RagA family TonB-linked outer membrane protein, with amino-acid sequence MFILDGFEATAEKVFDLDMNRVASVTLLKDAAAKAIYGSRAANGVVVIETIQPEKGKLKVSYTGDLTVTAPDLTSYDLCDATEKLEVERTAGRYNGHFPVDDQWLAEEYNVLKKEVERGVNTYWLAKPLHTGFGHKHSLYLEGGDDYLRYGVDLSYNKVAGVMKGSDRETVSGAITLSYRYKSLLFRNVLSTTFNRADDSPYGSFSEYTKLNPYWTSEDENGNVKQVLGSYSQREWQEATKYYNPLYNAMLGTKNFAKYTEVTDNFYVEWQMYKDLKFIGRFGYTQKQDSREDFYPGSHTRFAEWTGDRYFQRGSYYMKDGVTKTLKVDATLNYSKQWNKHLLFANLNWNMQQNSYDWHSMEAWGFLNNKVDHVAFAKQYAENGRPGGDEETTREVGVVGAVNYSYDNRYLADLSYRLSGSSIYGSDNRWGGFWSAGVGWNLHHEAFLKEAEWLRQFKLRASVGYTGSQNFNPYQAMATYKYFTDAEYDNIVGAYLMGMANDKLKWQQTRDVNVGFDAQLLKGMTVRFDYYVSNTDNLLVDFDLSGSTGFNTFKENLGEVQNRGFDATINWRVYENTKNDAYVTLFGSVSSNKNEIKKISDALSKSNDEQIDDEGNPVSTKPYTRFEEGQSTSAIWAVRSLGIDPASGEEMFIARNGYRTYVWNVNDQVVCGEANPKFQGNFGFNAEWRGLAVNCSFAYKAGGEYYNQTSVDRVENVDVQWNVDRRVFTGTWKEPGDRTFFKRVESTPTQTYPTSRFVEKSNELSLSSLNVSYDFKRLNVKRYVERLKIAFYMTDVFRVSTVKAERGLEYPFARTCSFSLQATF; translated from the coding sequence TTGTTTATTCTGGATGGTTTTGAGGCAACGGCAGAGAAAGTATTCGACTTGGATATGAACCGGGTGGCATCGGTCACGTTGTTGAAAGATGCGGCTGCAAAAGCAATCTACGGTTCGCGGGCAGCTAATGGGGTCGTGGTCATCGAAACCATACAGCCGGAGAAAGGAAAACTGAAGGTGAGCTATACGGGGGACTTGACGGTGACAGCTCCGGATTTGACGAGTTATGATCTTTGCGATGCAACCGAAAAACTGGAAGTAGAACGGACGGCAGGAAGATACAACGGCCATTTTCCGGTAGATGACCAATGGTTGGCGGAGGAATATAACGTGTTGAAAAAAGAGGTGGAACGTGGTGTGAATACCTATTGGCTGGCAAAACCTTTACATACGGGTTTCGGTCACAAACATTCGCTCTATTTGGAAGGCGGAGATGATTATTTGCGGTATGGAGTGGATTTGTCATATAATAAAGTGGCGGGTGTGATGAAAGGTTCGGACAGGGAAACAGTATCGGGTGCGATAACCTTGTCGTATCGGTATAAAAGCCTGTTGTTCCGGAATGTTTTGTCGACTACATTTAACCGGGCGGATGATTCGCCTTATGGGAGCTTTTCGGAATATACGAAATTGAATCCTTATTGGACTTCAGAGGATGAAAATGGTAATGTAAAGCAGGTATTGGGATCGTATAGCCAGCGCGAATGGCAGGAAGCGACGAAGTATTACAACCCATTGTATAATGCGATGTTAGGTACGAAAAATTTTGCGAAATATACGGAGGTGACGGATAATTTTTATGTAGAGTGGCAAATGTATAAGGATCTGAAGTTTATAGGACGTTTTGGATATACGCAAAAACAGGATAGTAGGGAAGATTTCTATCCAGGCAGCCATACTCGCTTTGCAGAGTGGACGGGAGACCGTTATTTTCAGCGTGGTTCGTATTACATGAAGGATGGGGTGACGAAAACATTGAAAGTGGATGCGACGCTGAATTACTCGAAACAGTGGAACAAGCACCTCTTGTTTGCCAATTTGAACTGGAATATGCAACAAAATTCGTATGACTGGCACAGCATGGAAGCTTGGGGGTTCTTGAATAACAAGGTGGATCACGTTGCATTTGCCAAACAATATGCGGAGAACGGCCGTCCGGGGGGCGATGAGGAAACTACTCGTGAAGTGGGTGTTGTCGGAGCCGTAAACTATTCGTACGACAACCGTTATTTGGCAGACTTGTCTTATCGTTTGAGCGGGTCGTCTATTTATGGATCAGACAACCGTTGGGGTGGTTTTTGGTCGGCAGGTGTTGGTTGGAACCTACACCATGAGGCTTTCTTGAAAGAAGCTGAATGGTTAAGGCAGTTTAAATTGAGGGCATCGGTCGGTTATACAGGAAGTCAGAATTTCAATCCGTATCAGGCAATGGCGACGTATAAATATTTTACGGATGCGGAATATGACAATATCGTGGGAGCTTATTTGATGGGCATGGCGAACGACAAACTGAAATGGCAGCAGACAAGGGATGTGAATGTGGGATTTGATGCACAATTGCTGAAAGGAATGACGGTACGTTTCGATTATTATGTCAGTAATACGGATAATTTATTGGTGGATTTTGATCTTTCTGGTTCTACTGGTTTCAATACATTCAAGGAAAATCTGGGAGAGGTACAGAACAGAGGATTCGATGCAACCATAAACTGGAGAGTGTACGAGAATACAAAGAATGATGCTTATGTGACTTTATTCGGATCTGTATCATCGAATAAGAATGAAATCAAGAAAATTTCGGATGCTTTGTCAAAATCGAACGATGAACAGATAGATGATGAGGGAAATCCGGTGTCGACTAAACCTTATACCCGTTTTGAAGAAGGACAATCGACGAGCGCCATTTGGGCGGTACGTTCGTTGGGCATTGACCCTGCGTCGGGTGAAGAGATGTTCATAGCCCGGAACGGGTACCGGACCTATGTGTGGAACGTGAATGACCAAGTGGTATGTGGAGAGGCAAATCCTAAATTCCAGGGTAATTTCGGTTTTAATGCGGAATGGCGGGGATTGGCAGTGAATTGTTCGTTTGCATATAAAGCCGGCGGAGAGTATTACAATCAGACGTCGGTGGATAGAGTGGAAAACGTGGATGTGCAGTGGAATGTGGACAGAAGGGTTTTTACGGGGACATGGAAAGAACCGGGTGACAGGACATTTTTCAAGCGTGTGGAAAGTACACCTACACAAACTTATCCGACCTCGCGTTTCGTGGAGAAGTCGAATGAGTTGTCGTTGTCATCGTTGAATGTTTCCTATGATTTTAAACGCTTGAATGTCAAAAGGTATGTAGAGCGACTGAAGATTGCCTTTTACATGACGGATGTCTTCCGTGTTTCAACTGTGAAGGCGGAGAGAGGATTGGAATATCCCTTTGCCCGAACTTGTTCGTTTAGTTTGCAGGCTACTTTTTAA
- a CDS encoding STN domain-containing protein — protein sequence MKKKQSEVAALYYLFKKLLRAMKITLFLLLVFFIQVNAKTYSQQKKISLKYDNVELAKVMKAIERQTDLYFFFNDRVLNTGRKVSVKVENSTLERVLEELFYDSYSWEVVNRMIVLKPCEKSVVQEQQEKKVFKVTGVVVDVKKQPLPGVTVRLVGTSLGTATDENGKFEITLPVTEGELEFSFVGYKAERKVLKQTNPMPMEVVLTEEVTEMEEVVVTGIFIRKAESFTGAATTFKQEDLKRLGNQNILQSLKNMDPSFMVTESVDFGSDPNRMPDIQIRGASSLPNVKGEYRSNPN from the coding sequence ATGAAAAAAAAGCAATCGGAGGTTGCTGCGTTGTATTATTTATTTAAAAAATTACTGCGTGCAATGAAAATTACTCTTTTTCTTCTATTGGTTTTCTTTATTCAAGTGAATGCCAAGACGTATTCGCAGCAGAAAAAAATCTCGCTGAAATATGATAATGTAGAGCTGGCAAAGGTGATGAAAGCAATAGAGAGACAAACGGATCTTTATTTTTTCTTTAATGACCGGGTATTGAATACCGGTCGGAAAGTGTCGGTTAAAGTAGAGAATTCAACTTTAGAGAGGGTATTGGAAGAGTTGTTTTATGATAGCTATAGCTGGGAGGTCGTGAACAGAATGATCGTGCTGAAACCTTGTGAAAAATCCGTTGTACAGGAACAACAGGAAAAAAAGGTATTTAAAGTGACAGGTGTGGTGGTAGATGTAAAAAAGCAACCACTTCCAGGAGTGACGGTCAGACTGGTGGGAACTTCGTTGGGGACGGCAACGGATGAGAATGGTAAGTTTGAGATAACGTTACCGGTGACAGAGGGAGAATTGGAATTTTCGTTTGTTGGATATAAGGCAGAGCGTAAAGTTTTGAAACAAACCAACCCAATGCCTATGGAAGTTGTATTGACAGAAGAGGTGACAGAGATGGAGGAAGTGGTTGTGACAGGTATTTTTATTCGCAAGGCTGAGAGTTTTACAGGTGCTGCAACGACTTTCAAACAGGAGGATTTGAAGCGATTGGGTAATCAAAATATATTGCAGAGTTTGAAAAATATGGATCCCTCCTTTATGGTTACAGAGAGCGTGGATTTTGGTAGTGACCCTAACCGGATGCCTGATATTCAGATTCGCGGGGCTTCTAGTCTGCCGAATGTGAAAGGTGAGTATAGATCAAATCCCAACTAA